In the genome of Candidatus Zixiibacteriota bacterium, one region contains:
- a CDS encoding DNA methyltransferase gives MEERLNVNQRAPRNRTLYCTDEELRELSKSLIKVADDVCVEDVADTVINQDMVAAMPFLPHESVDLLVLDPPYNLSKNYNGHLFRRRESGDYQKWFASVIELIKPTLRRTATIYVCADWSTSLLVAPVLEEHMVIRNRITWEREKGRGAVHNWKNNTEDIWHCTNSEEYTFNVDNVKLKRRVIAPYRNQDGKPKDWTEEANGNFRLTYPSNVWTDITVPFWSMTENTDHPTQKPEKLIAKLILASSNPDDLVLDPFLGSGTTAVVSKKLRRRFVGIELNQEYCCWAVKRLNAAEANQSIQGYSDGVFWERNSLSDRSKKSESKDGQGEMFS, from the coding sequence ATGGAAGAGAGACTAAACGTGAATCAGCGGGCACCGAGAAACCGGACACTCTACTGCACAGATGAAGAACTCCGGGAGTTAAGCAAATCACTAATCAAGGTAGCAGACGATGTTTGTGTCGAAGACGTTGCAGACACCGTTATTAATCAGGATATGGTCGCAGCCATGCCGTTCTTACCCCATGAGAGCGTTGATTTGTTGGTGTTAGATCCACCCTATAATCTGTCGAAGAACTACAACGGACACTTATTCCGACGAAGGGAAAGTGGGGATTATCAGAAGTGGTTTGCTTCGGTAATCGAGTTAATCAAACCAACTTTGAGGCGAACAGCAACTATCTACGTCTGTGCTGATTGGAGCACATCACTGCTTGTTGCCCCGGTCCTTGAGGAGCACATGGTCATTCGAAATCGAATCACCTGGGAGAGAGAGAAAGGAAGGGGAGCGGTGCACAATTGGAAGAATAACACTGAGGACATTTGGCATTGCACTAACTCCGAAGAGTATACATTCAACGTGGATAATGTCAAACTCAAGAGAAGAGTAATTGCCCCCTACCGCAATCAGGACGGGAAGCCCAAGGACTGGACAGAAGAAGCTAATGGAAACTTCAGGCTGACGTACCCGTCCAATGTCTGGACTGATATAACAGTACCCTTTTGGTCGATGACAGAGAATACTGATCACCCAACTCAGAAGCCGGAGAAGTTGATTGCTAAACTGATCCTCGCAAGCTCGAATCCGGATGACCTAGTCCTGGACCCATTCCTCGGGAGTGGAACTACGGCTGTTGTGTCGAAGAAACTCAGACGACGGTTTGTAGGCATAGAGTTAAACCAGGAATACTGCTGTTGGGCTGTCAAGCGCCTGAATGCGGCCGAAGCAAACCAGTCGATACAGGGTTATTCAGATGGAGTCTTCTGGGAGAGGAACTCGCTTTCTGATCGATCTAAGAAGAGTGAAAGTAAAGATGGTCAGGGGGAGATGTTCTCATGA
- a CDS encoding lysophospholipid acyltransferase family protein — protein sequence MAQLSHEIEYFFTLLGVRLAQALPVRLAESFGAALGSLAHLVLASRRRITHENLRRAMRETLSETDRDLIVKQVFKNTGRTLIEFARLGRTIETGLDSIIIGDGLDQMKAVHDKGKGGIVVTAHFGSFELFGAWVGSRGFPMDFLTGVQHNEKVNRLLNGFRREIGVGLISIDRSLRPAFKALKANRFIGMIADQHAPSGVTVDFFGRPAATPKGPAAFAVKSGAPLLPFVMRRESAERHVVMAGDPIYPKATGDDEADIHTLTTAYTKYFEHCIRQYPDQWLWTHRRWKVD from the coding sequence ATGGCGCAGTTGAGCCATGAAATCGAGTACTTCTTCACGCTCCTTGGCGTCCGATTGGCCCAGGCGCTTCCGGTGCGGTTAGCCGAGTCGTTCGGCGCCGCCCTGGGTTCGCTCGCTCATCTGGTGTTGGCCTCGCGTCGCCGGATCACTCATGAAAACCTCAGGCGGGCCATGAGGGAGACGCTGAGTGAGACGGACCGTGACCTGATCGTGAAACAGGTGTTTAAGAACACCGGTCGTACTCTGATTGAGTTTGCCAGGTTGGGACGCACGATCGAAACAGGGTTGGACAGCATTATCATAGGCGACGGTCTGGACCAGATGAAAGCCGTACACGATAAGGGCAAGGGGGGCATTGTGGTCACAGCCCATTTTGGCAGTTTCGAATTGTTCGGCGCATGGGTAGGTTCGCGAGGATTCCCCATGGACTTCTTGACCGGAGTGCAGCACAATGAAAAAGTAAACCGGCTGTTGAACGGATTCCGTCGAGAGATCGGGGTTGGCCTGATCTCAATCGATCGATCGCTAAGACCGGCCTTCAAGGCCTTGAAAGCGAACAGGTTTATCGGCATGATCGCCGACCAGCATGCGCCCTCGGGGGTGACAGTGGATTTCTTTGGTCGACCCGCCGCAACGCCGAAAGGACCGGCTGCTTTTGCCGTCAAATCCGGCGCGCCGCTCTTGCCGTTTGTTATGCGAAGGGAATCGGCCGAACGTCACGTAGTTATGGCCGGTGATCCGATTTATCCCAAGGCCACCGGGGATGACGAAGCCGACATCCACACTCTGACCACCGCCTACACCAAATATTTCGAACATTGTATCCGTCAATACCCGGATCAGTGGCTCTGGACGCATCGCCGCTGGAAAGTAGACTGA
- a CDS encoding ABC transporter permease — MEYSRVSQISFDSLREHKMRTALTMLGVIFGVGAVIAMLSIGEGAKREALEQISILGINNIIINAVAPNTELSSDQGLARSPGLSLADGENIASYSDLVANVVPQRYEAFPKIYHGSQEAEARVVATLPHFVLSSSIEVEYGRFVTGSDVEAFAQVCVLGAKAKRALFAFEDALGKSVKIGDLSFTVVGIMADKYIARGKVEGFELKNFNEDVYIPYSTAAKKIERQFSGGPSIRGGGRWISISSSDEEKFNTPEVDQLTVTVTELEHVATVTKLVERILARRHAGVEDYEVVVPESLLRQSQKTQRIFNIVMGTIAGISLLVGGIGIMNIMLATVLERTREIGVRRAIGATRSDIMRQFLIEAVTICLIGCVVGCAIGLILAKVIAFYADWPTVVSVYSIVLAVGVSATVGIVFGLYPARQAARLDPIDALRYE; from the coding sequence ATGGAATACTCACGCGTATCTCAAATCTCGTTTGATTCGCTCCGCGAACACAAGATGCGGACAGCGCTGACTATGCTCGGCGTGATCTTCGGCGTCGGCGCCGTGATTGCCATGCTGTCGATCGGCGAGGGCGCCAAGCGCGAGGCACTGGAACAGATATCGATTCTGGGCATCAACAATATCATCATCAATGCCGTGGCCCCCAACACCGAACTCAGTTCCGATCAGGGTCTGGCCCGTTCGCCCGGTCTGTCCCTGGCCGACGGCGAAAACATAGCATCATATTCAGACCTGGTGGCCAACGTGGTGCCACAAAGATACGAGGCTTTTCCAAAGATATACCACGGTTCGCAGGAAGCAGAGGCGCGAGTGGTGGCCACTTTGCCCCACTTTGTACTGTCTTCATCCATCGAAGTCGAGTACGGCCGGTTTGTCACCGGCTCCGATGTGGAAGCCTTTGCTCAGGTCTGTGTATTGGGAGCCAAAGCCAAGCGGGCCTTGTTTGCCTTCGAGGATGCACTGGGGAAATCGGTCAAGATTGGTGACCTGAGTTTCACTGTCGTCGGCATCATGGCCGACAAGTACATCGCGCGTGGCAAAGTGGAGGGATTCGAGCTCAAGAATTTCAACGAGGATGTCTATATTCCGTATAGTACGGCCGCCAAGAAAATCGAGCGTCAGTTCTCGGGTGGGCCGTCCATTCGCGGCGGCGGACGGTGGATTTCTATCAGTTCCTCCGACGAAGAAAAGTTCAACACGCCGGAGGTCGATCAACTTACGGTTACCGTGACCGAACTCGAACATGTGGCCACCGTTACCAAACTGGTCGAACGCATTCTGGCCCGTCGCCATGCTGGCGTGGAAGACTACGAAGTGGTGGTGCCTGAGTCGCTCTTGCGCCAGTCACAAAAGACGCAACGGATATTCAATATTGTAATGGGGACTATCGCCGGGATTTCACTCCTGGTGGGCGGTATCGGAATTATGAACATCATGCTGGCCACGGTGCTCGAGCGCACCCGCGAGATAGGTGTCCGTCGCGCTATCGGCGCCACCCGCAGCGATATCATGCGGCAGTTCCTGATCGAAGCAGTGACAATCTGCTTGATCGGATGTGTGGTCGGGTGTGCTATAGGCTTGATCCTGGCCAAAGTCATCGCATTCTATGCCGACTGGCCCACGGTGGTGTCGGTTTATTCAATCGTGTTGGCGGTAGGTGTGTCGGCTACGGTGGGGATTGTCTTCGGGCTTTACCCGGCCCGCCAGGCGGCACGGCTGGACCCAATCGATGCCTTGAGGTATGAGTAG
- a CDS encoding YihY/virulence factor BrkB family protein, whose product MAAKLHLGIWLQKRWQATKSFLVHYFGGLYHRVDEHHIFLMASGLAFSLIVCVIPLVLIVFAVLGMILQEPTIRERIELFINTAIPYSEYAEVIKQLVFARVEEFIGHKRIAGVIGGFGLVLAATSLFSSMRTTLNKVYNVTATGSILIGKLRDLGLILMVLIYFLLSIAILPAIRMLEQFTYNSETVAGFVDSLPEGMLFQLITFVLVFISFLIVYTAIPHQRPHIKMILVSAFWAAVLWQVAQHLFGYYVSNFVTLKRIYGTYALFLAVGFWIYYSAIVFIVGAEIGRLYKERNTGLA is encoded by the coding sequence TTGGCTGCAAAACTACATCTCGGCATCTGGCTGCAAAAACGATGGCAGGCAACCAAGTCGTTTCTGGTTCACTACTTTGGCGGGTTGTATCATCGCGTCGATGAACACCATATCTTTCTAATGGCCTCGGGGCTGGCTTTCTCCCTGATAGTTTGCGTCATCCCCCTCGTGCTAATCGTGTTTGCGGTGCTGGGAATGATCCTTCAGGAGCCGACCATTCGCGAACGAATCGAGTTGTTTATCAACACGGCCATTCCCTACTCGGAGTACGCCGAGGTAATCAAGCAACTGGTATTCGCCCGGGTCGAGGAGTTCATCGGTCACAAGCGTATCGCCGGTGTCATAGGTGGCTTTGGTTTGGTGCTGGCCGCAACCAGTTTGTTTAGCAGCATGCGAACGACGCTCAACAAAGTCTACAATGTCACCGCCACGGGATCGATCCTTATAGGCAAACTGCGCGACCTGGGTTTGATCCTGATGGTTCTAATCTACTTTCTGTTGTCTATCGCCATCCTGCCCGCTATCCGAATGCTCGAACAGTTCACTTATAATAGTGAAACAGTCGCTGGGTTTGTCGACAGTTTACCGGAAGGCATGCTTTTTCAACTGATTACGTTCGTGCTGGTTTTTATCAGCTTCTTGATTGTGTACACGGCTATTCCGCACCAGAGGCCACACATCAAGATGATTCTGGTCTCTGCCTTCTGGGCTGCGGTTCTCTGGCAGGTGGCTCAGCATTTGTTTGGGTACTATGTGTCAAACTTCGTAACACTGAAACGAATCTACGGCACCTACGCGCTGTTCTTAGCGGTTGGTTTCTGGATCTACTACAGTGCCATTGTTTTCATTGTCGGCGCCGAGATCGGTCGACTCTACAAAGAGCGCAACACCGGCCTTGCCTAA
- a CDS encoding peptidase MA family metallohydrolase yields MSLRPTIFITVLLALLPNMTAATVPARPQPIEREYFTYYLDNPRFLEITDSALTYARFRLVDLLEDTLTYKPSIHIVGNLRQFNDLIRGRFPDWGAAAAFAERKLIAIKSPDKFNLGKSLDELLIHEYAHLAVSHKTGLYSAPRWLHEGIAMFASMEWSWSDNLAMNRAAVFGDFLTLSEIENMNRYNESRAHVAYAQSYLAVKYIYDNYGDNALAVLLGNLARGASLNSALMASTGATAPEFEIEFHEYLDQRFNIVMLFMDTMFLWLGLALIVIVASFVRFKKRRQYYKKWEEEEKLHSTDFDYGDPDNPEQADDDEPWRS; encoded by the coding sequence ATGAGCTTGCGACCGACCATTTTCATCACCGTACTGTTGGCGCTGCTGCCCAACATGACGGCGGCAACGGTACCTGCCCGGCCGCAGCCTATCGAGCGTGAGTACTTCACTTACTATCTCGATAATCCACGTTTTCTTGAGATAACCGATTCGGCGCTTACTTACGCACGCTTCCGCCTGGTCGATCTTCTGGAAGACACCCTGACCTACAAACCGTCGATCCATATTGTCGGTAATCTCAGGCAGTTTAATGACCTGATTCGGGGTCGATTCCCAGACTGGGGGGCGGCGGCGGCTTTTGCCGAACGGAAGTTGATCGCCATCAAATCGCCCGACAAGTTCAACCTCGGCAAATCTCTCGATGAACTGTTGATCCACGAATATGCCCATCTGGCCGTGAGCCACAAGACCGGACTGTATTCGGCGCCTCGCTGGCTTCATGAGGGGATTGCGATGTTTGCTTCGATGGAATGGAGTTGGTCGGACAATCTGGCCATGAACCGAGCCGCTGTTTTTGGTGATTTCCTGACTCTGAGCGAGATCGAAAACATGAACCGCTACAACGAAAGCAGAGCGCACGTTGCCTACGCTCAGTCATATCTGGCCGTTAAGTATATCTATGACAACTACGGCGACAACGCACTGGCTGTGCTGCTTGGAAACCTGGCCCGAGGGGCAAGCCTCAACTCCGCTTTGATGGCTTCCACCGGCGCAACGGCGCCGGAGTTTGAAATCGAGTTCCACGAGTATCTAGATCAACGTTTCAATATAGTGATGCTTTTTATGGACACCATGTTCTTATGGCTGGGTTTGGCTCTGATAGTGATTGTCGCAAGTTTTGTTCGCTTCAAAAAGAGGCGGCAGTACTACAAAAAGTGGGAAGAAGAGGAGAAACTGCACTCGACCGATTTCGATTACGGTGATCCCGACAACCCGGAACAAGCCGATGACGACGAACCATGGCGCAGTTGA
- a CDS encoding efflux RND transporter periplasmic adaptor subunit yields the protein MKKYVYGAIVLVIVLGGYYGVNAVFSTSADIPTTRVTKGEFVISQKANGTVDAKRAYTLSAPRIRGLTITWLAPEGSTVEEGQPVIRFDASEQTAEVANFNSELKIKKSALERARKEYTIQEKQLTLELERSRRNYDEKKHDAPRIAKEAAMEKELAELNFDAKLDQLKGDVDKSEVEVQRAQDKRDQAQRELDQLTVMAPIPGLVVYLEIWKGSGMDKVQEGDSPWPGMGLVKLPDLSEMIVKTAVSEVDASKVDSAQEVEVRLDAVPEKEYSGIVAKKGTLARKKERGSNINVFDVEVAILDHDESLKPGMSSSCDIIIERLPDLVSVPLEAVFENEGQTVVYLRNKKKREIEVGRRNDVAIEVVSGLEGGEDICLLNPTLDEQGMPGDKATEPELNKGRMANGSRGGRKGGKGKGR from the coding sequence ATGAAGAAATATGTATATGGTGCCATCGTTCTGGTAATTGTGTTGGGCGGCTACTATGGTGTCAACGCTGTTTTCTCGACCAGCGCCGACATCCCCACCACCCGAGTGACCAAAGGCGAGTTTGTCATTTCCCAAAAAGCTAACGGCACTGTCGATGCCAAACGAGCTTACACTCTGAGCGCACCGCGCATCCGCGGACTGACCATCACCTGGCTGGCTCCGGAAGGTTCCACGGTGGAGGAAGGCCAACCGGTGATCAGGTTCGATGCTTCAGAGCAGACAGCCGAAGTGGCCAATTTCAATTCTGAGTTGAAGATCAAAAAATCTGCGCTGGAGCGAGCGCGAAAAGAATACACCATACAGGAAAAACAACTCACGCTGGAACTGGAACGGTCGCGACGCAACTACGATGAGAAAAAGCACGATGCTCCTCGCATTGCCAAAGAAGCCGCGATGGAAAAAGAACTGGCCGAACTTAATTTCGATGCCAAGCTCGACCAGCTAAAAGGGGACGTTGATAAATCTGAAGTTGAAGTTCAGCGGGCTCAGGACAAGCGTGATCAGGCCCAGAGAGAACTCGATCAATTGACAGTCATGGCCCCGATTCCGGGCCTGGTTGTCTATCTCGAAATCTGGAAAGGGAGCGGCATGGATAAGGTTCAGGAGGGCGACTCCCCCTGGCCCGGCATGGGACTGGTGAAACTGCCGGACCTTTCTGAAATGATTGTCAAGACGGCTGTCTCCGAAGTTGATGCCAGCAAAGTGGACTCGGCGCAGGAAGTTGAAGTCAGGCTGGATGCTGTGCCGGAGAAAGAATATTCCGGTATTGTGGCCAAAAAGGGAACGTTGGCGCGCAAGAAAGAGCGCGGCTCGAATATCAATGTCTTCGATGTCGAAGTCGCCATCCTCGATCACGATGAAAGCCTCAAACCGGGCATGTCGTCATCATGCGACATCATTATCGAACGACTGCCGGATCTGGTTTCGGTGCCGTTGGAGGCGGTCTTTGAGAATGAAGGCCAGACGGTTGTCTATCTCCGAAACAAAAAGAAACGTGAGATCGAAGTAGGCCGCCGCAACGATGTGGCTATCGAGGTAGTGTCGGGTCTGGAGGGGGGAGAGGATATCTGCCTCCTTAACCCGACTCTGGACGAGCAGGGGATGCCGGGCGATAAAGCGACCGAACCCGAGCTGAACAAAGGCCGCATGGCCAATGGATCGCGGGGCGGCCGAAAGGGTGGCAAGGGAAAAGGTCGCTAG
- a CDS encoding ferritin family protein has product MSIYDFAMQMELDGKAYYEDLAAKTDLPQLKKVLLEMASDEQKHYNLFKAMKDGEPAGYDAEQATTIFDSVKNVFEQLKESGDEFSGVGVVRDGWAKAREVEKKAEDFYRQKADEVDDPNQKQILLKIADEEHKHWTVIDHVISFLDQPGSWLENAEWGDLG; this is encoded by the coding sequence ATGAGTATTTATGATTTTGCCATGCAGATGGAACTCGACGGCAAGGCCTATTACGAAGATCTGGCCGCAAAGACCGACCTTCCACAACTGAAAAAGGTCCTTTTGGAAATGGCTTCAGATGAACAGAAACATTACAACCTGTTCAAGGCGATGAAAGATGGTGAGCCGGCAGGTTATGACGCCGAACAGGCCACCACGATTTTTGACTCGGTGAAAAACGTGTTCGAGCAGTTGAAAGAATCCGGTGATGAGTTTTCAGGAGTCGGCGTTGTCCGCGACGGTTGGGCCAAGGCTCGTGAGGTTGAGAAAAAGGCGGAAGACTTCTATCGTCAGAAGGCGGATGAAGTGGATGACCCCAATCAGAAACAGATTCTCTTGAAGATAGCCGACGAAGAACACAAGCACTGGACCGTGATCGATCATGTCATCAGTTTTCTGGATCAACCGGGCAGTTGGTTGGAAAACGCCGAATGGGGTGACCTGGGCTAG